A region from the Afifella aestuarii genome encodes:
- a CDS encoding pyridoxamine 5'-phosphate oxidase family protein, whose product MTDAPIEEFFDLIEDVTVCMLTSRDGGELRSRPMGFDVDKSTHEFHLLTRKSSHKADELAAHPEVNLSFARPGRKEYVSVSGQAYLTTDQRLIDAVWFDDAESWFPGGKEDPDVAVIRVVPSSGEYWEGFNALQRRWNLIKAKQSGEEPNLGENRKVAL is encoded by the coding sequence ATGACAGATGCGCCGATCGAGGAGTTCTTCGATCTTATCGAAGACGTGACCGTCTGCATGCTGACAAGCCGGGACGGTGGCGAGCTGCGCTCTCGCCCGATGGGCTTCGACGTCGACAAATCCACGCACGAGTTTCATCTCTTGACGCGGAAATCATCTCACAAGGCGGATGAGCTTGCCGCGCATCCGGAGGTTAATCTCTCTTTCGCGCGGCCTGGACGGAAAGAATATGTCTCGGTTTCGGGACAGGCGTACCTCACCACCGACCAGCGGCTCATTGATGCTGTCTGGTTCGACGATGCCGAAAGCTGGTTTCCCGGCGGCAAAGAAGACCCCGACGTCGCCGTCATCCGAGTGGTGCCGTCGAGCGGCGAATACTGGGAGGGCTTCAACGCCTTGCAGAGGCGCTGGAACCTGATCAAGGCGAAGCAGTCGGGCGAGGAGCCCAATCTCGGCGAAAACCGTAAGGTCGCTCTTTAG
- a CDS encoding sigma-70 family RNA polymerase sigma factor translates to MAVSEALRQELLSAIPNLRAFAVSLCGNGERADDLVQETLMKAWAKFHTFQEGTNLRAWLFTILRNEFYSQVRKKGREVEDAEGAYAAKLASQPAQNGHMDLRDFNEALSQLPDDQREALVLVGASGFSYEEASEICDCAVGTIKSRVSRARTRLSELLALEEGETYGSDPMATTVITRSFS, encoded by the coding sequence ATGGCCGTATCCGAGGCTCTTCGACAGGAGCTCCTGTCAGCAATTCCCAATCTTCGTGCTTTTGCCGTCTCGCTTTGCGGCAATGGCGAGCGTGCGGACGATCTCGTCCAAGAGACGCTCATGAAGGCATGGGCCAAGTTTCACACCTTCCAGGAAGGCACCAATCTGCGGGCCTGGCTTTTCACCATCTTGCGCAACGAATTCTATTCGCAGGTGCGCAAGAAGGGCCGAGAGGTCGAGGACGCCGAAGGCGCCTATGCCGCCAAGCTCGCATCGCAGCCGGCCCAGAACGGGCATATGGATCTGCGCGACTTCAACGAGGCGCTATCGCAGCTGCCGGACGACCAGCGTGAAGCCCTGGTGCTCGTGGGCGCGTCCGGTTTCTCCTACGAGGAAGCTTCCGAGATCTGCGATTGTGCGGTCGGCACGATCAAAAGCCGGGTCAGTCGTGCACGTACGAGGCTCTCCGAACTCCTCGCTCTGGAGGAGGGGGAGACCTACGGCTCTGATCCGATGGCGACAACGGTGATCACGCGCAGTTTCAGCTGA
- a CDS encoding DMT family transporter, with translation MTTATRAIILKVSSTIAFALMLSCIKLVGERVPTGEIVFFRSAFALVPLLGMLAWQNKLKEAVRTKDPWSHARRGLVGVTTMMLWFAGVQRLPLPESMAISYGAPLMIVVLGALILHETVRIYRSTAVAVGFVGIMIVLWPRFDLLSSGELGGREFVGSLCALGSMVLTAVVAILIRKMTATESTSAIVFYFSVTCTVVALFTIPFGWVMPDTEEMILLILCGLFGGLGQITLTAAYRYAETSTIAPFEYASMIWGTIAGYLLFNEIPGINVAVGGAVVIAAGIFIIYREHQLGLERRKMRKLSTPQG, from the coding sequence GTGACCACAGCGACCCGCGCCATCATTCTCAAGGTCAGCTCGACCATTGCCTTTGCGCTGATGCTTTCCTGCATCAAGCTCGTCGGCGAGCGCGTGCCGACCGGCGAGATCGTTTTCTTTCGCTCCGCATTTGCGCTCGTTCCGCTCCTCGGCATGCTCGCCTGGCAGAACAAGCTCAAGGAGGCCGTGCGCACCAAAGATCCCTGGAGCCATGCCCGTCGCGGCCTCGTCGGGGTGACCACGATGATGCTGTGGTTCGCCGGCGTCCAGCGCCTGCCTCTGCCCGAATCCATGGCGATCAGCTACGGTGCGCCTTTGATGATCGTCGTGTTGGGCGCCCTGATCCTGCACGAAACGGTGCGCATCTATCGTTCGACCGCCGTTGCTGTCGGTTTCGTCGGCATCATGATCGTGCTGTGGCCGCGCTTCGATCTCCTCTCAAGCGGTGAACTCGGCGGGCGGGAATTCGTCGGCTCGCTCTGCGCGCTCGGCTCCATGGTGCTGACGGCGGTGGTCGCGATCCTCATCCGCAAGATGACGGCGACGGAATCGACCTCCGCCATCGTCTTCTATTTTTCCGTCACGTGCACGGTCGTGGCGCTTTTCACCATCCCGTTCGGGTGGGTCATGCCCGATACGGAAGAGATGATCCTTCTCATCCTGTGCGGGCTTTTCGGTGGCCTCGGGCAGATCACCCTGACGGCCGCCTATCGTTATGCCGAGACGTCAACGATCGCGCCTTTCGAGTATGCCTCGATGATCTGGGGCACGATCGCCGGCTATCTGCTCTTCAATGAAATTCCCGGAATCAACGTCGCCGTGGGCGGAGCGGTCGTCATCGCTGCCGGCATCTTCATCATCTACCGCGAGCATCAATTGGGGCTGGAGCGGCGAAAGATGCGCAAATTGTCGACGCCGCAGGGGTGA
- a CDS encoding DNA topoisomerase IB gives MADTLQERAELCGLNYICAENLKIERRRSGRGFTYRCDGKTIRDRRLRRRLEDLVIPPAWTSVCIAEDPHAHLQAVGRDQEGRLQYRYHEDWTEVRNAIKAERLLRFGRALPKIRERIARDLDRRRTDRRFSAAVAARLVDRALLRSGHRGEPSDGEGARGATTLLKKDVRLNGRTVTLDFTGKSGKKIHKVIPDTYLPSRLRKLKAIGKRRLFAYRESDGSRAYLNARDLNQYLKNAAGAQVTSKDFRTFAASAAALELFVTSEKPESEVARKRAIASVMREVSDKLANTMAVCRSSYVHPLVVQAFQEERLRADLLRGPHRTHLSAAETALMRFLEAEEASMKAEHEPAAGR, from the coding sequence ATGGCCGACACGCTTCAGGAACGAGCCGAATTGTGCGGGCTCAACTACATCTGCGCGGAGAACCTCAAGATCGAGCGCCGCCGCAGCGGGCGTGGCTTCACCTATAGATGTGATGGCAAGACCATCCGCGATCGCCGCCTGCGCCGGCGCCTGGAAGACCTCGTTATCCCGCCAGCCTGGACCTCGGTCTGCATCGCCGAGGACCCGCATGCGCATCTGCAGGCCGTCGGACGCGACCAGGAAGGTCGCCTGCAATACCGCTATCACGAGGATTGGACGGAGGTCCGCAACGCCATCAAGGCCGAGCGCCTTTTACGGTTCGGCCGGGCGCTCCCGAAAATCCGCGAGCGTATCGCGCGAGATCTCGACCGCCGTCGCACCGACCGGCGTTTTTCTGCAGCTGTCGCGGCGCGCCTCGTCGACCGAGCCTTGTTGCGGTCGGGTCATCGCGGCGAGCCGAGTGACGGAGAAGGCGCCCGCGGTGCAACCACCCTTCTTAAAAAGGATGTGCGGCTGAACGGCCGCACCGTGACGCTCGATTTCACAGGCAAATCGGGGAAGAAAATCCACAAGGTGATCCCAGACACCTACCTCCCGTCGCGACTTCGTAAGCTTAAGGCAATCGGCAAACGCCGCCTGTTCGCCTATCGCGAGAGCGATGGAAGCCGGGCTTACCTGAACGCCCGGGACTTGAATCAATATCTGAAGAACGCGGCCGGAGCGCAGGTGACGTCGAAAGATTTCCGCACCTTTGCCGCGAGCGCGGCAGCCCTTGAACTCTTCGTGACAAGCGAGAAACCGGAAAGCGAGGTGGCCCGGAAACGAGCCATCGCATCCGTGATGCGCGAGGTCAGCGACAAGCTCGCCAATACAATGGCCGTATGCCGTTCCAGTTACGTGCATCCGCTGGTTGTCCAGGCGTTCCAGGAGGAACGCTTGCGCGCCGATCTTCTGCGCGGACCGCACCGCACACATCTCTCGGCGGCGGAGACTGCTCTCATGCGATTTTTGGAGGCCGAAGAGGCAAGCATGAAGGCGGAACATGAGCCGGCCGCCGGGCGTTGA
- a CDS encoding xanthine dehydrogenase family protein molybdopterin-binding subunit, whose translation MTDLAPPKFGMGARVRRVEDEALIRGEGRYTTDVKPAGTLVAFVLRSPLAHARFDPPRLEAARKAEGVKLVWTAADVADMAAMPCLGSGPAKGEMRKAEVPVLCEGVVRHVGDAVAFVVADTIENARAAAELIEIDYEPLPVAVGTDRLLEADTPLVWPEHGTNLAFEYEVGDAAATDDAFAKADKVARLSLVNNRLVCNYIEPRAIVAEYDPGQERWTLTVGSQGVHGMRKAVAKAMQVDPSRLRVVTPEVGGGFGPKIFAYREYPLAAKAAAVLGQPVRWVCDRNEHFQSDAQGRDNIAEAAMALDQDGRILAMKVDLTANMGAYLSQFGPYIPWVGVSMTTGLYDIDIAHVSVKGVYSNTVPVDAYRGAGRPEAAFLLERLIDEAARVVGLAPDEIRRRNFIRPEQLPYETVTGRLYDTGEFAGHLDRALEVSDHAGFETRAAESKARGRLRGIGMASYVEACAFAGSEPAKIVLEDDGHVALFIGTQATGQGHRTAYAQFVAERLGLDLDQIRVHQGDTDALETGGGTGGSRSIPLGGPSVRIASDNLAEKLKDLAADALEAAAGDIELAAGEARIVGTDRAISFADLAARAGDRAEVTAIGEFKQAEATYPNGTHVCELEIDPETGSTRIERYTIVDDFGVSVNPLLLEGQVHGGVAQSIGQVLLENTVYDEDGQLLTASFSDYAMPRAWDTVSFHFETRNVPSTHNALGIKGAGEAGTIGATPAVMNAVVDALYREYGIRHLDLPATPLRVWNAIQAAKAALPGQRG comes from the coding sequence ATGACCGATCTGGCACCGCCAAAGTTTGGCATGGGGGCGCGGGTGCGCCGTGTCGAGGATGAGGCTCTCATTCGCGGTGAGGGCCGCTATACGACCGACGTGAAGCCGGCCGGCACGCTGGTCGCCTTTGTCTTGCGTTCGCCGCTTGCGCATGCGCGCTTCGACCCGCCGCGCCTTGAGGCGGCGCGAAAGGCAGAGGGCGTGAAGCTCGTGTGGACGGCAGCCGATGTCGCCGACATGGCCGCCATGCCCTGTCTCGGATCGGGGCCGGCCAAGGGCGAAATGCGCAAGGCCGAGGTGCCCGTTCTCTGCGAAGGCGTGGTTCGGCATGTGGGGGATGCAGTCGCTTTCGTCGTCGCCGATACAATCGAGAATGCGCGCGCAGCGGCGGAATTGATCGAGATCGATTACGAACCTCTGCCGGTTGCGGTCGGCACCGATCGGCTGCTCGAGGCGGACACGCCGCTCGTATGGCCGGAGCACGGGACCAACCTTGCCTTCGAGTATGAGGTGGGAGACGCGGCCGCGACGGATGACGCGTTCGCTAAGGCCGACAAGGTCGCCCGGCTCAGCCTCGTCAACAACCGCCTCGTCTGCAACTATATCGAGCCGCGCGCGATCGTTGCCGAATACGATCCGGGGCAAGAACGCTGGACGCTGACGGTCGGCTCGCAGGGGGTGCACGGCATGCGCAAGGCGGTCGCCAAAGCGATGCAGGTGGACCCGTCGCGCCTTCGTGTCGTCACGCCGGAGGTCGGCGGCGGCTTCGGCCCCAAAATCTTCGCCTACCGGGAATATCCACTCGCGGCCAAAGCGGCCGCAGTGCTCGGTCAGCCTGTGCGCTGGGTTTGCGATCGCAACGAGCATTTTCAGTCGGATGCGCAAGGCCGCGACAACATCGCGGAGGCGGCGATGGCGCTCGATCAAGACGGCCGCATCCTCGCCATGAAGGTCGATCTCACGGCCAATATGGGTGCCTATCTCTCGCAGTTCGGGCCGTATATTCCTTGGGTCGGGGTCTCGATGACGACTGGGCTTTATGACATCGACATCGCCCATGTGAGCGTCAAAGGCGTCTATTCGAATACCGTGCCGGTCGACGCCTATCGTGGTGCCGGGCGTCCCGAAGCGGCGTTCCTGTTGGAGCGGCTGATCGACGAGGCCGCCCGCGTGGTGGGTCTGGCTCCAGACGAAATCCGGCGACGCAACTTTATCCGGCCGGAGCAATTGCCGTACGAGACCGTCACCGGACGACTGTATGATACAGGCGAATTTGCTGGGCACCTGGATCGGGCGCTGGAGGTCTCGGACCACGCCGGTTTCGAGACGCGCGCCGCAGAGAGCAAGGCGCGCGGACGGCTCAGAGGCATCGGGATGGCGAGCTATGTGGAGGCTTGCGCTTTTGCCGGCTCCGAACCGGCGAAAATCGTGCTCGAAGACGACGGCCATGTCGCGCTTTTCATCGGCACGCAGGCGACCGGACAGGGACACCGCACGGCCTATGCCCAGTTCGTGGCCGAGCGGCTCGGCCTCGATCTCGATCAGATCCGGGTGCATCAGGGCGATACCGATGCGCTGGAAACGGGCGGCGGCACGGGCGGCTCACGCTCCATCCCGCTCGGTGGTCCGTCCGTGCGGATCGCATCGGACAATCTTGCGGAAAAGCTCAAGGATCTGGCTGCCGATGCGCTGGAAGCGGCTGCGGGCGATATCGAGCTTGCCGCCGGAGAGGCGCGGATCGTCGGGACCGACCGGGCGATTTCTTTCGCCGATCTCGCGGCCAGAGCGGGCGACCGCGCCGAGGTGACGGCGATCGGAGAGTTCAAACAGGCGGAAGCGACCTATCCGAACGGCACGCATGTCTGCGAATTGGAGATCGATCCGGAGACGGGCAGCACACGTATCGAACGCTACACCATCGTCGATGATTTCGGGGTGAGCGTGAATCCGCTGCTGCTCGAGGGCCAGGTGCATGGCGGTGTGGCGCAGAGCATCGGCCAGGTGCTTCTGGAGAACACGGTCTATGACGAAGACGGGCAGCTTCTGACCGCAAGCTTCAGCGATTATGCCATGCCGCGCGCATGGGACACGGTTTCCTTCCATTTCGAGACGCGCAACGTGCCTTCGACGCACAATGCCCTCGGCATCAAAGGTGCGGGTGAGGCGGGAACGATCGGCGCGACGCCCGCGGTCATGAATGCCGTTGTCGATGCGCTTTATCGAGAGTACGGGATCCGCCATCTCGACCTGCCGGCGACACCGCTGCGGGTATGGAATGCCATTCAAGCCGCAAAGGCGGCGCTCCCCGGACAACGAGGCTAG
- the thiM gene encoding hydroxyethylthiazole kinase: MPMTIDEVFAALTDLRARRPLVQNITNFVSMSVSANALLALGASPAMVHAEEEVGDFAKLADALVVNIGTLSPAWLRAMKKAAEAMGEQQKPWVLDPVATGATPFRSEAANTLLSLRPAIVRGNASEIMSLAGEAGALGRGVDSLAASDQAVAAAKALARTSGSVVAVTGATDYATDGDEVVSITGGHDLMPRSTALGCALSACVAAFSAVRPPLEAATAGLAVYAAAGRIAGERCGNGPGHLPAELCDALFRMDKDLLAAHSGIGAGSGEAK, encoded by the coding sequence ATGCCTATGACGATCGACGAGGTCTTTGCGGCGCTGACGGATCTGCGGGCGCGCCGGCCTCTCGTCCAAAACATCACCAACTTCGTTTCGATGAGCGTCTCCGCGAATGCGCTTCTCGCACTCGGCGCATCGCCTGCGATGGTGCATGCCGAGGAAGAAGTCGGTGATTTCGCCAAGCTTGCGGATGCGCTCGTCGTCAATATCGGCACGTTGTCGCCCGCCTGGCTGCGCGCCATGAAAAAAGCCGCCGAGGCCATGGGGGAGCAGCAGAAGCCCTGGGTGCTTGACCCGGTGGCGACGGGCGCGACGCCATTTCGAAGCGAAGCCGCGAACACACTTCTGTCCCTGCGACCCGCGATCGTGCGCGGCAATGCGAGCGAGATCATGAGCCTCGCAGGCGAGGCTGGGGCACTCGGCAGGGGGGTCGATTCTCTTGCCGCCTCCGATCAGGCCGTTGCGGCGGCGAAGGCGCTGGCGCGGACATCGGGAAGTGTCGTTGCCGTGACTGGCGCCACGGATTACGCGACAGATGGCGATGAGGTCGTTTCGATCACCGGCGGGCATGATCTCATGCCGCGCTCGACCGCCCTCGGCTGTGCGCTTTCCGCCTGTGTGGCCGCTTTCTCGGCCGTGCGGCCGCCGCTCGAAGCGGCGACCGCCGGGCTTGCCGTTTATGCCGCTGCCGGCCGGATCGCTGGTGAGCGATGCGGCAACGGGCCTGGTCATCTTCCGGCCGAGCTTTGTGACGCGCTTTTCCGCATGGACAAGGATCTTCTTGCCGCTCATTCCGGTATTGGCGCTGGAAGCGGGGAGGCGAAATGA
- a CDS encoding NepR family anti-sigma factor — translation MDQSDREGSGRSQEDIMLADSNGRENGMHPLVQSQIGKHLRAVYDDVVNEPVPQRFLDLLEQLEESTTKNRRS, via the coding sequence ATGGATCAATCTGACCGGGAGGGCAGCGGTCGCTCGCAGGAGGATATTATGTTGGCGGACAGCAACGGCCGCGAAAATGGAATGCACCCTCTGGTTCAGTCTCAGATCGGGAAGCATTTGCGCGCCGTTTACGACGATGTGGTGAACGAGCCAGTTCCTCAGCGCTTCCTCGATCTCCTGGAGCAGCTGGAAGAATCCACAACCAAAAACCGTCGCAGTTAG
- the thiE gene encoding thiamine phosphate synthase: MMRHPFDLSLYLVTDPKLCGPRDFFETVAAAVKGGVTLVQLRDPDAGTRELVAIARRLKALLEPMSVPLIVNDRIDVALAARADGVHLGQSDMDGADARRLIGEERILGISVGNAAEHEASREALSGADYIGVGPVYTTATKPNAGAAIGLEGLAAVTRAVGLRSVAIGGIGASNAAECIAAGAEGVAVVSAIMGADDPQAAAQALLEEIRTAKDTQ; the protein is encoded by the coding sequence ATGATGCGTCATCCCTTCGATCTTTCGCTTTATCTCGTCACCGATCCGAAGCTCTGTGGTCCGCGCGATTTTTTCGAGACGGTCGCTGCGGCCGTCAAAGGCGGTGTGACGCTGGTGCAGCTGCGCGATCCCGACGCCGGCACGCGTGAACTCGTTGCCATTGCGCGTCGCCTGAAGGCGCTGTTGGAGCCGATGAGCGTGCCGCTCATCGTCAATGACCGCATCGATGTCGCGCTCGCGGCCAGGGCTGACGGCGTGCATCTCGGTCAGAGCGACATGGACGGCGCGGATGCACGGCGGCTGATCGGCGAAGAACGCATCCTCGGGATTTCCGTGGGCAATGCGGCGGAACATGAGGCGTCCCGAGAGGCTCTTTCCGGCGCCGATTATATCGGGGTCGGACCGGTCTATACGACGGCCACCAAGCCCAATGCCGGAGCGGCCATCGGCTTGGAGGGGCTTGCTGCGGTCACAAGAGCGGTCGGGCTTCGCTCCGTTGCTATCGGTGGGATCGGCGCTTCCAATGCCGCCGAATGCATCGCTGCCGGGGCCGAGGGCGTTGCCGTCGTGTCCGCCATCATGGGGGCCGACGATCCACAAGCCGCCGCCCAGGCGCTTCTTGAAGAAATTCGTACAGCGAAGGACACACAATGA
- a CDS encoding Lrp/AsnC ligand binding domain-containing protein — protein sequence MTPFFVLIKCQLGQAYQVATALADAEIASEIYSTAGDYDLLAKFYLSADDDIGRFVQEKVHVIEGIQDTKTIPTFKAF from the coding sequence ATGACCCCGTTTTTCGTACTCATCAAATGCCAGCTCGGCCAGGCCTACCAGGTCGCCACCGCCCTGGCCGACGCCGAGATCGCGTCAGAAATCTATTCCACAGCAGGCGATTACGACCTTCTCGCAAAGTTCTATCTGAGCGCAGACGACGACATCGGCCGCTTCGTACAGGAAAAGGTGCACGTCATCGAAGGCATCCAGGACACCAAAACGATTCCCACCTTCAAGGCGTTCTGA
- the thiD gene encoding bifunctional hydroxymethylpyrimidine kinase/phosphomethylpyrimidine kinase, translating to MTAIALSIAGTDPTSGAGIQADLKTFSALGVYGATVITALVAQNTCGVRAIHDVPADFVAAEMDAVFSDLAVGATKIGMLSKPAVIETVAEGLTRWEPGPVVLDPVMVAASGDPLIADEAVTSLRERLFPLSAVITPNLMEAARLLDEEPADDSDTMLRQAQALADFGAGAVLLKGGHGNGDEAADLLWFEGEAHWFSAPRIDTKNTHGTGCTLSSAIAAGLANGLGLPEAVDAAKAYVHNAIVNADLLEVGKGHGPVHHFYRQWRNG from the coding sequence ATGACGGCCATCGCACTTTCGATTGCAGGCACAGACCCGACCAGCGGCGCCGGCATCCAGGCCGACCTCAAGACTTTCTCCGCCCTTGGCGTCTATGGCGCGACGGTGATCACGGCGCTGGTCGCCCAGAACACATGCGGTGTGAGGGCCATTCACGACGTGCCCGCGGATTTCGTGGCGGCCGAGATGGATGCGGTCTTCTCCGACCTTGCCGTCGGCGCGACCAAAATCGGCATGCTCTCGAAGCCGGCGGTCATCGAGACGGTGGCCGAGGGGCTGACGCGGTGGGAGCCCGGTCCCGTCGTGCTCGATCCGGTGATGGTGGCCGCTTCCGGCGATCCGCTCATTGCCGATGAGGCCGTGACGAGCCTGCGCGAGAGGCTTTTCCCGCTTTCCGCCGTGATCACGCCCAATCTGATGGAAGCGGCCCGCCTGCTCGACGAGGAGCCTGCGGACGATTCCGACACCATGCTGCGCCAGGCGCAGGCGCTTGCCGATTTCGGCGCCGGGGCGGTCCTTCTCAAAGGCGGGCATGGCAATGGCGATGAAGCCGCGGACCTGTTGTGGTTCGAAGGCGAGGCCCATTGGTTCAGCGCGCCGCGCATCGACACCAAGAATACACACGGTACCGGCTGCACGCTGTCCTCGGCGATTGCGGCGGGGCTTGCCAACGGGCTCGGCCTGCCGGAGGCGGTCGATGCCGCCAAGGCCTATGTCCACAACGCCATCGTCAATGCGGACCTTTTGGAGGTCGGCAAGGGGCATGGACCGGTTCACCATTTCTACCGGCAATGGAGGAATGGGTGA
- a CDS encoding TRAP transporter substrate-binding protein, which translates to MSSGHGLSRRGLLAGGAATAGAGALARPAVAQSRIEWSMVTSWPKNLPGPGVSAERIARDIELASGGRMIVQVHAAGEIVPALAVFDAVSEGTAEMAHTASLFWAGKAKVAPVFTAAPFGLTPLEHITWIDHGGGQELWDELYRPFGVKPFMAGNTGFQMGGWYRGEINSLDDFKGLKIRMPGLGGEVARRLGATPVSLPASEILPALQSGTIDATEFLGPWSDLAMGFWQVAKNYYWPGFHEPNGTGEGLVSISAWEKLPGDLKAIVRHVLAVENIRGLGEAEWENARALEQLTQDKGVVLRRFPDDFLAAARQASDEVFDELADAGGVQAEIVESYRSARARMQPWSEVSEAALLAARR; encoded by the coding sequence GTGAGCTCTGGCCACGGCCTCAGCCGGCGCGGCCTTCTCGCCGGAGGGGCGGCGACTGCAGGCGCTGGCGCACTTGCCCGACCGGCAGTCGCCCAAAGCCGCATCGAATGGTCGATGGTCACGTCGTGGCCGAAGAACCTGCCGGGCCCCGGCGTTTCGGCGGAACGGATCGCACGTGATATCGAGCTCGCGTCCGGCGGACGCATGATCGTGCAGGTGCATGCTGCGGGCGAGATCGTCCCGGCCCTTGCCGTGTTCGATGCGGTGTCGGAAGGGACAGCCGAGATGGCGCATACCGCCTCTCTGTTCTGGGCCGGCAAGGCGAAGGTCGCTCCAGTCTTCACCGCGGCGCCTTTCGGCCTGACCCCTCTGGAGCATATCACCTGGATCGACCATGGCGGCGGTCAGGAGCTGTGGGACGAGCTTTATCGCCCGTTCGGGGTGAAGCCGTTCATGGCCGGAAACACCGGCTTTCAGATGGGCGGCTGGTATCGCGGCGAGATCAACTCGCTCGACGATTTCAAAGGCCTCAAAATTCGCATGCCAGGCCTCGGTGGTGAGGTCGCGCGCCGGCTCGGGGCAACGCCCGTGTCGCTGCCAGCATCGGAGATTTTGCCGGCGCTCCAGTCGGGGACGATCGACGCGACGGAGTTTTTGGGGCCCTGGTCCGATCTTGCCATGGGATTCTGGCAGGTTGCGAAGAACTATTACTGGCCGGGCTTTCACGAGCCGAACGGAACCGGCGAGGGCCTCGTCTCGATCTCCGCCTGGGAGAAGCTGCCGGGCGATCTCAAGGCGATCGTGCGCCATGTCCTTGCGGTGGAGAACATTCGCGGCCTGGGCGAGGCCGAATGGGAAAATGCGAGGGCTCTGGAACAGCTCACGCAGGACAAGGGTGTGGTGCTCAGACGGTTTCCCGACGATTTCCTGGCTGCAGCGCGCCAGGCGTCCGACGAGGTCTTCGACGAGCTTGCAGACGCCGGCGGCGTGCAGGCCGAGATCGTTGAAAGCTACCGCTCGGCGCGGGCGCGGATGCAGCCCTGGTCGGAAGTGAGCGAGGCGGCGCTTCTCGCCGCCCGCCGTTGA
- a CDS encoding DMT family transporter, which produces MDGTGRFGETSAGLTKRFQALPGNLRGAAWIIVATILFTIMMTLIKLIGTRLPVAEILVVRQSVMFLAALPLIIRGFPGSLTTRRPLLHAGRILFAVIAMFCGFTAVVHLPLADATAIAFAKSFFIPLFAIVILKEAVGPRRWGAIICGFIGVMVMLNPTGAGIDGYGLLAVAGAASAALVMVIIRLLSRSDLAITILAYQTVFVGVLLTPLAIWQWVWPTWTEFGLLVAIGLVSVTAQSCNIQAFRAGEATVLAALDYARLLWATILGILIFSEIPAIRTFIGAGIVIAAALYTIHREARRGQRLARSPAGRGYTN; this is translated from the coding sequence ATGGATGGAACGGGCCGGTTCGGCGAAACATCTGCCGGACTGACGAAACGGTTTCAGGCTCTGCCCGGCAATCTCCGTGGTGCCGCCTGGATCATCGTCGCCACTATTCTCTTCACCATCATGATGACGCTGATCAAGCTCATCGGCACGAGGCTGCCGGTCGCTGAAATCCTGGTCGTGCGTCAGTCGGTGATGTTTCTCGCCGCTCTGCCGCTGATCATCCGGGGGTTTCCGGGTTCGCTGACGACGCGGCGCCCTCTCCTTCACGCGGGACGCATCCTCTTCGCCGTCATTGCGATGTTCTGCGGCTTCACAGCGGTTGTTCATCTGCCGCTCGCTGATGCAACCGCGATCGCTTTCGCCAAGAGCTTTTTCATCCCGCTCTTTGCCATCGTCATCCTCAAAGAGGCGGTCGGTCCTCGCCGCTGGGGCGCGATCATCTGCGGCTTCATCGGCGTCATGGTGATGCTCAACCCGACCGGCGCAGGCATCGACGGCTATGGCCTTCTCGCCGTAGCGGGCGCCGCCTCGGCGGCCCTCGTCATGGTGATCATTCGGCTCCTGTCGCGCTCAGACCTCGCGATCACCATCCTCGCCTATCAGACGGTCTTCGTGGGTGTTTTGCTGACACCTCTCGCGATCTGGCAATGGGTGTGGCCGACCTGGACGGAATTCGGCCTGCTCGTCGCCATAGGGCTCGTCTCGGTCACGGCACAAAGCTGCAACATACAGGCATTTCGCGCCGGCGAAGCGACCGTTCTGGCGGCGCTCGATTACGCTCGCCTCCTTTGGGCGACGATCCTCGGCATCCTGATCTTCAGCGAGATTCCCGCCATACGCACCTTCATCGGCGCCGGCATCGTCATCGCGGCCGCGCTTTACACGATCCATCGCGAAGCGAGACGCGGCCAGAGGCTGGCGCGTTCACCGGCTGGCCGCGGCTATACGAACTGA